Proteins encoded by one window of Flagellimonas lutaonensis:
- a CDS encoding pyridoxal phosphate-dependent decarboxylase family protein, which translates to MKNHLLEEIYNPQHFTEIGHRLITTLGSYLTNTTQEKNRQTINWNVPEKEFRFWKDFLESGQKEDFFDEVLKRTTHTHHPKYVGHQVAAPAPITALTGMVSSLLNNGMAIYEMGMAPSAIERVVTDMLCEQIGYGEHAAGFLTSGGTLANLTALLSARKARVEHDVWNKGYSQSLGIMVCEEAHYCIDRAAKIMGLGQKGIIKIPAGDDFSMDISKLNEYFERETAKGIHIFAIVGSAPSTATGAHDYLDAIAQFAAQKNLWFHVDGAHGGAAVYSKKYRHLLNGIELADSVVIDGHKMMLMPTITTALLFKNRKHAQHTFSQKADYLLNDSEEDEWFNSGKKTFECTKTMMALHWFILLKFYGEQVFDRFVTRQYNLARTFAQLVREHPNFDLAIEPSSNILCFRYRPSDTNASEEELNELNAAVRQRLLEDGEYYLVQTRLRGTHYLRTTLMNPFTHKEHLALLLDKIVKTANVVARDINS; encoded by the coding sequence ATGAAAAACCATTTGCTTGAAGAAATTTATAATCCCCAACATTTCACTGAAATAGGGCATCGGTTGATAACCACCTTGGGGAGCTACCTTACCAATACAACACAGGAAAAGAACAGACAAACCATCAACTGGAATGTTCCGGAAAAGGAATTTCGCTTTTGGAAGGATTTTCTTGAGAGCGGACAAAAGGAAGATTTTTTTGATGAAGTATTAAAGCGCACTACCCACACCCATCACCCAAAATACGTGGGGCACCAAGTTGCCGCCCCAGCCCCTATCACGGCTCTCACAGGAATGGTCTCTTCTTTATTGAACAATGGCATGGCCATTTATGAAATGGGCATGGCACCCTCGGCCATCGAACGTGTGGTCACTGATATGTTGTGTGAACAAATCGGCTATGGTGAACATGCAGCCGGATTTTTGACTTCGGGGGGCACGTTGGCCAATCTTACCGCCCTACTTTCTGCCAGAAAAGCGAGGGTCGAACATGATGTGTGGAACAAAGGCTACTCACAATCTTTGGGCATTATGGTCTGTGAAGAAGCGCATTATTGCATCGATAGGGCAGCAAAAATTATGGGATTGGGCCAAAAAGGAATTATCAAAATTCCTGCCGGGGATGATTTTTCGATGGATATTTCAAAGCTGAATGAATATTTCGAAAGAGAAACGGCAAAGGGCATCCACATATTTGCCATTGTGGGTTCTGCACCATCCACCGCAACGGGAGCCCATGACTATCTGGATGCAATTGCCCAATTTGCCGCCCAAAAAAACCTTTGGTTTCATGTAGATGGTGCCCATGGGGGCGCAGCCGTTTATTCCAAAAAATACCGACACCTCTTGAATGGAATAGAACTAGCGGATTCTGTAGTTATAGACGGCCATAAGATGATGCTGATGCCAACTATTACCACAGCGCTGCTTTTCAAAAACAGAAAACACGCCCAGCATACCTTTAGCCAAAAAGCTGATTATCTGCTCAACGATTCCGAAGAAGATGAATGGTTCAACAGTGGCAAAAAAACCTTCGAATGCACCAAAACCATGATGGCCCTGCACTGGTTCATCCTCTTAAAGTTCTATGGCGAACAGGTGTTCGACCGGTTTGTGACACGGCAATACAATCTGGCCAGAACATTTGCCCAACTTGTTCGGGAGCATCCAAATTTTGATTTGGCCATCGAACCGAGTTCCAATATTCTCTGCTTTCGGTATCGGCCTTCAGACACAAACGCATCCGAAGAGGAATTGAACGAATTGAACGCTGCAGTACGACAACGTCTCTTGGAAGATGGCGAATATTATCTGGTGCAGACAAGGTTAAGAGGTACCCACTATCTCAGAACAACCCTGATGAACCCTTTTACCCATAAGGAACACCTGGCCCTACTACTCGATAAAATTGTAAAAACAGCCAACGTTGTGGCCCGGGATATCAACTCATAG
- a CDS encoding glycoside hydrolase family 15 protein yields MENLDYGIVGNCRSAALVSKTGSIDWCCLPEFDSPSVFAKLLDKNIGGSFEILVNDDYTITQRYKRDTAVLITTFSKGGDVFEVHDFMPRYHKDNGGYHSPPELIRYFKHISGKPRFRVKYEPKLDYAQNKTENYIKPDFIASLTKNGRFETVFLYTSFDKERALYGEEITLDDHGYFLLSYNEKIFPPSVRSSYLDLERTKVYWLNWSSKTPNYKKYNKQISRSAVTLKLLSYDRSGAVLAAATTSLPETIGEVRNWDYRFCWIRDASMVIKVVTELGHVNMAKRYLRFIINIIPHKAEKLQIMYGINGEKKLTEKTLEHLEGYEGSKPVRIGNAAYLQKQNDIYGILMDVIYQQLERFSTDIENGEELWTITKGIVWIVSQTWREPDKGIWEFRTEDRHFTFSKVLCWTALNRAIKVAQILGKKHKIEKWKPLEEEIWNDIYKNAWNEKVGAYTQSYGSDHLDASVLLMEAYGCVDAKDERFIRTVKAIEKELSNDGLLYRYKNKDDFGLPSSSFTVCSFWFVNSLFKIGERKKAKEFFEKLLSYSNHLGLFSEDIDFKSKRLLGNFPQAYSHLALIECAINFSRKESEEKILESMS; encoded by the coding sequence ATGGAGAACCTAGATTACGGAATTGTAGGAAACTGTAGAAGCGCGGCTTTGGTCTCAAAAACAGGCTCTATTGATTGGTGCTGTCTGCCTGAATTTGACTCACCATCTGTTTTTGCCAAGTTGCTCGACAAAAATATTGGGGGCAGTTTTGAGATTTTGGTAAACGATGATTATACCATAACCCAAAGATACAAGCGCGATACGGCTGTTTTGATCACGACCTTCTCAAAAGGGGGCGATGTGTTCGAGGTTCACGATTTCATGCCCCGATATCACAAAGACAATGGTGGCTACCATAGCCCTCCAGAACTGATACGGTATTTTAAGCATATTTCGGGCAAGCCCCGATTTCGGGTAAAATACGAGCCAAAGCTTGACTATGCCCAAAACAAGACCGAGAATTACATAAAACCTGATTTTATAGCCAGCCTTACCAAAAACGGCAGGTTTGAGACCGTTTTTCTATACACTTCGTTTGATAAGGAAAGGGCGCTGTATGGTGAGGAGATCACTTTAGACGACCACGGATATTTTTTGTTGAGCTATAATGAGAAAATTTTTCCACCATCGGTTCGCAGTAGCTATCTTGATTTAGAGAGAACCAAGGTCTATTGGTTGAACTGGTCGAGCAAGACCCCCAACTACAAGAAATACAACAAACAAATATCGCGAAGCGCGGTTACGCTGAAACTGCTCAGCTACGACCGTTCGGGGGCGGTTTTGGCTGCTGCCACTACCTCGTTGCCCGAGACTATTGGAGAGGTGCGCAACTGGGATTATCGTTTTTGCTGGATCCGTGACGCATCAATGGTCATCAAGGTGGTCACTGAACTCGGCCATGTCAATATGGCGAAGCGCTACCTCAGGTTTATTATCAATATCATACCGCATAAGGCAGAGAAACTGCAAATCATGTATGGTATCAACGGCGAAAAGAAATTGACGGAGAAGACCTTGGAGCATCTTGAAGGGTACGAGGGCTCTAAGCCCGTACGTATCGGAAATGCTGCCTATTTGCAGAAACAGAACGATATCTATGGTATTTTGATGGATGTCATCTACCAACAACTTGAAAGGTTCAGCACCGACATTGAAAATGGCGAAGAATTATGGACCATCACCAAGGGTATTGTTTGGATAGTGAGCCAGACCTGGCGTGAACCCGATAAGGGCATTTGGGAATTTCGCACCGAAGACCGCCATTTTACCTTTTCAAAGGTTTTGTGCTGGACAGCCCTTAACCGGGCCATTAAAGTGGCACAGATACTGGGCAAAAAGCACAAGATTGAAAAATGGAAGCCCCTTGAAGAGGAAATATGGAATGATATTTACAAAAATGCATGGAACGAAAAGGTAGGAGCTTATACCCAGTCGTATGGTTCAGACCATCTGGATGCCTCTGTTCTTTTGATGGAAGCCTACGGCTGTGTCGATGCCAAAGATGAACGTTTTATAAGAACGGTCAAGGCCATCGAAAAAGAGTTGAGCAACGACGGGCTATTGTACCGCTATAAGAACAAAGATGACTTTGGGTTGCCTTCCTCTTCATTTACGGTATGTTCTTTCTGGTTTGTGAACAGTCTGTTCAAGATAGGGGAACGGAAAAAAGCCAAAGAGTTTTTCGAAAAATTGTTGTCGTACTCCAACCACTTGGGACTTTTCAGTGAAGATATAGACTTCAAGAGTAAGCGATTGCTGGGTAATTTTCCACAGGCCTACTCCCATCTGGCACTTATAGAGTGCGCCATCAACTTCTCCAGAAAAGAAAGCGAAGAGAAGATTTTGGAGTCTATGAGTTGA
- a CDS encoding bifunctional alpha,alpha-trehalose-phosphate synthase (UDP-forming)/trehalose-phosphatase, whose translation MAKTIIISNRLPVQLQIGKGTINAIPSVGGLATGMKSVHKGGESLWIGWSGLTDEDIHISLAPKIDEALAKHGCTAVNLSEQEVEGFYYGFSNRTIWPLFHYFMEYAEFELDFWETYKSVNQKFADAIIAQSDDDDIIWVHDYQLMLVPQMVKEKKPNASIGFFLHIPFPSYEIFRTLPWREEVLKGLLGADLIGFHTYDYERHFLSSVRRLLGLEVSFNEIYLQNRVIKVDSFPMGIDYNKFSNAAKKKMANAQRSDLQEKLDSHKASAPGTKLVLSIDRLDYSKGIAKRINAFEYFLNKYPEYQEKIRLIILAVPSRSNVPQYQLLKREIDELVGRINGELATVNWTPIWYFYRSLPFDSLIDLYTSCDIAWLTPLRDGMNLVAKEYIATRTKGTGVLILSEMAGSAYEMNEALLINPNNFEEQADTLKQAITMPEEEQANRIEILQKRLSRYNVEVWANSFMETLIQQKEESPARVAKKITPSVLETISKKYKKAQKRLLFIDYDGTLTGFHKDPQKAIPDEEMYQLLDALHNQEGTTMFLISGRDHETFGRWFLHKKYNMIVEHGVWISKNGEAFQLLEQVKNDWMQKIRPVLESFVDRTPGSFIEEKNFSLAWHYRNTDPDFGQKRAAELNEVLTSLIGNDDISVLSGNKVMEIKSSNVNKGRAAVRILSEDTYDFVFAIGDDWTDEFMFQELPKEAITVKVGLNKTQAKYFVEGTKRVRELLKKFIA comes from the coding sequence ATGGCCAAAACCATAATAATCTCAAATCGACTGCCCGTTCAACTACAGATTGGCAAGGGAACCATTAACGCCATACCCAGCGTCGGTGGCCTGGCCACAGGAATGAAATCGGTGCATAAAGGGGGAGAAAGTCTGTGGATCGGTTGGTCAGGGCTTACTGATGAGGACATTCACATAAGCCTAGCCCCAAAAATCGATGAAGCATTGGCAAAACATGGTTGTACCGCCGTAAACTTAAGTGAACAAGAGGTAGAGGGCTTTTACTACGGATTCAGCAACCGAACCATTTGGCCACTTTTCCACTACTTCATGGAATATGCAGAATTTGAATTGGATTTTTGGGAGACATACAAGTCAGTGAACCAAAAGTTTGCCGATGCCATTATTGCCCAATCCGACGACGATGATATAATATGGGTACACGACTATCAATTGATGTTGGTGCCACAAATGGTAAAAGAAAAAAAACCAAATGCCAGTATTGGTTTTTTCTTGCACATTCCCTTCCCTTCCTATGAAATTTTTAGGACCTTGCCTTGGCGTGAAGAGGTACTTAAGGGATTATTGGGTGCAGACCTTATTGGTTTTCATACCTATGATTACGAACGTCATTTTCTCAGTTCGGTAAGGCGTCTCTTGGGGTTAGAGGTCAGCTTCAATGAAATCTATTTACAAAATCGGGTCATAAAGGTCGATTCTTTCCCCATGGGCATCGATTACAATAAATTCAGCAATGCTGCCAAAAAAAAGATGGCCAATGCCCAAAGGTCAGATCTACAAGAGAAACTTGACAGCCATAAGGCTTCTGCCCCAGGCACTAAACTTGTACTGTCCATAGACCGGTTAGACTATAGCAAGGGCATTGCCAAACGCATCAATGCCTTTGAATATTTTTTGAACAAATACCCAGAGTACCAAGAAAAAATTCGACTCATCATATTGGCGGTACCCTCACGTTCGAACGTTCCACAATATCAATTGCTGAAGCGGGAAATCGATGAACTTGTGGGCCGCATCAATGGCGAGTTGGCCACCGTCAACTGGACCCCAATTTGGTATTTCTATCGTTCGTTGCCCTTTGACAGTCTTATAGACCTGTACACTTCTTGTGATATTGCATGGCTGACACCGCTGAGGGATGGCATGAACCTAGTGGCCAAAGAATACATAGCAACCCGTACCAAAGGCACGGGTGTGTTGATTTTGAGTGAAATGGCAGGCTCTGCCTACGAAATGAACGAAGCGCTGCTTATAAATCCCAATAATTTTGAAGAACAGGCCGATACCTTGAAGCAGGCCATAACCATGCCTGAGGAAGAACAGGCAAATCGAATCGAAATATTGCAAAAACGATTAAGCCGATATAACGTAGAGGTTTGGGCAAATTCGTTTATGGAAACCTTGATACAACAAAAGGAAGAAAGTCCTGCACGGGTAGCCAAGAAAATAACCCCGTCAGTACTGGAAACAATTAGCAAAAAATACAAAAAGGCGCAAAAACGCCTACTTTTCATTGACTATGACGGAACCTTGACAGGTTTTCACAAGGACCCCCAAAAAGCAATTCCGGACGAGGAAATGTATCAATTACTTGATGCCCTGCATAACCAAGAAGGAACCACCATGTTCTTGATCAGTGGCCGCGACCACGAAACCTTTGGAAGATGGTTTCTCCACAAAAAATACAACATGATCGTTGAACATGGGGTATGGATATCCAAAAATGGGGAAGCCTTTCAACTTTTGGAGCAAGTAAAGAATGATTGGATGCAAAAAATTCGGCCAGTTCTTGAATCTTTTGTTGATAGAACGCCAGGATCGTTTATTGAAGAAAAAAACTTTTCGTTGGCTTGGCACTACCGTAATACAGATCCTGATTTTGGCCAAAAAAGAGCTGCAGAGCTAAATGAGGTGCTTACCAGCCTTATTGGTAATGACGACATTAGCGTGTTATCTGGCAACAAGGTCATGGAAATAAAAAGCAGTAACGTTAATAAAGGGCGTGCAGCTGTGCGTATATTGAGCGAAGACACCTATGATTTTGTTTTCGCCATTGGTGACGACTGGACCGACGAATTCATGTTTCAAGAGTTGCCAAAAGAAGCCATTACCGTTAAAGTTGGATTAAATAAAACACAGGCAAAATATTTTGTTGAAGGAACCAAGCGTGTTCGTGAGCTACTTAAAAAATTTATAGCGTGA
- a CDS encoding acyl-CoA dehydrogenase family protein has translation MSTETKNKDILRGGQFIVKETNCDDIFTLEDLSEEQKMMRESTKEFVDRELWAHWERFEQKDYAYTEECMRKAGELGLLSVAVPEAYGGMGMGFVSTMLVCDYISGATGSFSTAFGAHTGIGTMPITLYGTEEQKKKYVPKLATGEWFGAYCLTEPGAGSDANSGKTKAILSEDGKYYSITGQKMWISNAGFCNLFIVFARIEDDKNITGFIVENDPNNGISMGDEEKKLGIHSSSTRQVFFNETKVPVENMLSERGNGFKIAMNALNVGRIKLAAACLEAQRRVVNEAVKYANERVQFKTPIINFGAIKAKIADMATNAYVDESACYRAAKNIEDRIAIRIADGNDHQEAELKGVEEYAIECSLLKVAVSEHVQHTTDEGIQIFGGMGFSADAPMEKAWRDARIARIYEGTNEINRMLSVGMLVKKAMRGHVDLLGPATAVGEELMGIPSFDTPDFSELFAEEKDLIKRLKKVFLMVAGSAVQKLGTELEKHQQLLMAASDILIQVYLAESAILRAEKNARRFGEEAQATQIAMAKLYLYRATDIVIQKGKEGIVSFAEGDEQRMMLMGLKRFTKYHNQPNVVALRNQIAEKVAADNGYTFD, from the coding sequence ATGAGCACAGAAACTAAAAACAAAGACATTCTTCGAGGCGGCCAATTCATCGTCAAAGAAACCAACTGTGATGATATTTTTACTCTTGAAGACCTTTCTGAAGAGCAAAAGATGATGCGCGAAAGCACCAAAGAGTTTGTTGACCGGGAGCTTTGGGCGCATTGGGAACGTTTCGAGCAAAAAGACTATGCCTATACTGAAGAGTGCATGCGAAAGGCAGGTGAACTGGGTCTTTTAAGTGTGGCCGTGCCAGAAGCCTATGGCGGCATGGGCATGGGCTTTGTATCGACCATGCTGGTCTGCGATTATATATCGGGTGCCACCGGGTCTTTCAGTACCGCTTTTGGTGCCCATACCGGTATCGGTACCATGCCCATTACCCTTTACGGAACCGAGGAACAGAAAAAGAAATATGTGCCGAAATTGGCCACTGGGGAATGGTTTGGGGCCTATTGTTTGACCGAACCTGGCGCAGGCTCCGATGCCAACTCGGGCAAAACGAAGGCCATACTTTCAGAAGATGGAAAGTACTATAGTATTACAGGGCAAAAAATGTGGATTTCAAACGCAGGCTTCTGCAATCTCTTCATCGTTTTTGCAAGAATTGAAGATGACAAGAATATTACCGGCTTTATTGTAGAAAACGACCCCAACAATGGCATATCAATGGGCGATGAAGAGAAAAAATTGGGAATTCATTCCTCTTCTACTCGCCAAGTATTCTTCAACGAAACTAAAGTACCGGTTGAAAATATGCTCTCTGAGCGTGGCAATGGCTTCAAAATCGCCATGAACGCCTTGAACGTGGGGCGAATAAAATTGGCTGCCGCCTGTTTGGAGGCACAGCGCAGGGTTGTCAACGAGGCAGTAAAATATGCTAATGAACGCGTCCAGTTCAAGACCCCCATTATTAACTTTGGTGCCATAAAGGCCAAGATTGCCGATATGGCCACCAATGCCTATGTAGATGAGTCAGCATGCTATCGGGCCGCCAAAAACATAGAGGACCGCATTGCCATTCGAATAGCCGATGGTAATGACCACCAAGAGGCCGAACTCAAGGGAGTGGAAGAATATGCCATTGAATGTTCCTTGTTAAAAGTGGCAGTTTCAGAACACGTACAGCATACCACAGACGAGGGTATCCAAATCTTTGGTGGGATGGGCTTCAGCGCCGATGCGCCAATGGAGAAAGCTTGGCGTGATGCCCGTATCGCACGAATCTATGAAGGTACCAACGAGATAAACCGTATGCTCTCTGTGGGCATGTTGGTCAAAAAGGCCATGCGGGGCCATGTTGACCTTTTAGGTCCGGCAACAGCCGTCGGCGAAGAATTGATGGGTATTCCCTCGTTTGACACACCTGACTTTTCCGAGCTTTTTGCAGAAGAAAAAGACTTGATAAAAAGGCTAAAGAAAGTGTTCTTGATGGTGGCCGGCAGCGCTGTTCAAAAACTTGGAACCGAGCTCGAAAAGCACCAGCAGTTGTTGATGGCCGCTTCAGATATTTTGATACAGGTGTATTTGGCAGAGTCGGCCATATTGCGGGCCGAGAAAAATGCCAGGCGTTTCGGCGAAGAGGCCCAGGCTACCCAAATAGCCATGGCAAAACTGTATCTATACCGTGCCACGGACATCGTTATCCAGAAAGGCAAGGAAGGTATTGTCTCATTTGCCGAGGGAGATGAACAACGAATGATGCTAATGGGCCTTAAGCGCTTTACAAAATACCATAACCAGCCCAATGTAGTGGCCCTTCGCAACCAGATTGCCGAAAAGGTCGCCGCAGACAACGGCTATACTTTTGACTAA